Proteins co-encoded in one Gemmatimonadaceae bacterium genomic window:
- a CDS encoding MarR family transcriptional regulator, with translation MPSSDGTTHDLADRLHSAAIHLLRRLRREDDASGLPAPQLSALSVIVFAGPITLGALAHAEQVRPPTITRLVDRLEAAGLVNRVPDPVDRRIARVAATPKGVKLLHDGRRRRVASLAVSLRELPEKDRFALAKALPILEKVVRAN, from the coding sequence ATGCCTTCGTCCGACGGCACGACGCACGACCTCGCCGACCGGCTCCACTCCGCGGCGATCCACCTCCTCCGCCGCCTCCGACGCGAAGACGACGCCTCCGGGCTCCCCGCGCCGCAACTCTCCGCGCTGTCCGTCATCGTCTTCGCGGGTCCCATCACGCTCGGCGCCCTCGCGCACGCCGAACAGGTCCGGCCGCCGACGATCACCCGCCTCGTCGACCGGCTCGAGGCGGCCGGTCTCGTAAACCGCGTCCCCGATCCGGTCGACCGCCGCATCGCACGCGTCGCCGCCACGCCCAAGGGTGTCAAGCTGCTCCACGACGGCCGCCGACGCCGCGTGGCGTCGCTCGCCGTGTCACTTCGCGAGCTTCCCGAGAAAGACCGCTTCGCTCTGGCGAAGGCTCTTCCGATCCTCGAAAAGGTGGTCCGCGCGAACTGA
- a CDS encoding VOC family protein: protein MPNLANSRIGQIAVVCKNVQRASAFYRDVLGLRHLFDAPPNLSFFDCGGVRLMLTTVERPQDNHAGSMLYYFVDSIDAVYDGLTAKGVHFIEKPQMIARLPDHELWLCAFEDSEGNPMGIMEERR, encoded by the coding sequence GTGCCCAATCTCGCCAATTCCCGCATCGGCCAGATCGCCGTCGTGTGCAAGAACGTGCAGCGTGCGTCGGCCTTTTACCGCGACGTGCTCGGCCTGCGGCATCTCTTCGACGCCCCGCCGAACCTGTCGTTCTTCGACTGCGGCGGGGTGCGGCTCATGCTCACGACGGTCGAACGCCCACAGGACAATCACGCGGGCTCGATGCTGTACTACTTCGTCGACAGCATCGACGCCGTGTACGACGGGCTGACGGCGAAGGGCGTGCACTTCATCGAAAAGCCGCAGATGATCGCGCGGCTGCCAGATCACGAGCTATGGCTGTGTGCGTTCGAGGACAGCGAAGGGAATCCGATGGGAATCATGGAGGAAAGGCGATAG
- a CDS encoding DUF6624 domain-containing protein — MNRLLALVALAVVPLAASAQAKPAAKKSPTCGWKPGDAWVTRQAEFFDDSKHDWSDDTLRTQLLQAAGLGAALSAPVQFGVEVQGRAAALGPNAAAMTERLKALAAQRGSKWPTRSVVGAAGVHAVYLLSQSDTGLARNVLHRMMEAGPSESPAADVATFEDHMRLVWGRKQIYGTQFLVGADGKIQLSPMEDSAHADFRREDAGLPPFRVAMCLAKSGS, encoded by the coding sequence ATGAATCGACTGCTCGCACTGGTCGCGCTCGCCGTCGTTCCGCTCGCCGCGAGCGCGCAGGCCAAACCGGCCGCGAAGAAATCGCCCACCTGCGGCTGGAAGCCCGGTGACGCGTGGGTCACGCGACAAGCCGAGTTCTTCGACGACTCGAAGCACGACTGGAGCGACGACACGCTCCGCACCCAACTCCTCCAGGCCGCCGGACTTGGCGCCGCGCTGAGCGCGCCGGTTCAATTCGGCGTCGAGGTTCAGGGTCGGGCCGCGGCGCTCGGACCGAACGCCGCGGCGATGACCGAGCGTCTCAAGGCCCTCGCGGCGCAACGCGGGTCGAAGTGGCCGACGCGCAGTGTCGTCGGTGCCGCCGGCGTGCACGCGGTGTACCTCCTCTCGCAGAGCGACACAGGTCTCGCGCGCAACGTGCTGCACCGGATGATGGAGGCTGGTCCGTCCGAGTCGCCCGCCGCCGACGTCGCCACGTTCGAGGATCACATGCGTCTCGTCTGGGGACGCAAGCAGATCTACGGGACGCAGTTCCTCGTCGGTGCCGACGGAAAAATTCAGCTCTCGCCGATGGAGGATTCGGCGCACGCCGACTTCCGGCGCGAGGACGCCGGACTGCCGCCGTTCAGAGTGGCGATGTGCCTGGCGAAGTCAGGATCGTAA
- a CDS encoding ABC transporter ATP-binding protein has translation MPSASAPVQFAQTRDGTAAFELIAVDNLSKRFGEFWALRGASFSIRRGEILGLIGPNGSGKTTLFQCFAGLAPATLGMVERDAARVSPDDRKKLLFFVPDGVRPWADQSVAWTLRFTAGLHGASRESVDAISSSLGLASLAGARLRELSKGEHRRVVLAIGLLTPHPLLMLDEPFDGLDLRQTRDVMAVLREHAKHRTLFLSIHQLGDAERVCDRFVLLSAGRVAGEGTLDELRARAGLAPASERAGLEEVFLALT, from the coding sequence ATGCCATCCGCGTCCGCCCCGGTCCAATTCGCCCAAACGCGAGACGGAACGGCCGCTTTCGAGCTCATCGCGGTCGACAACCTCTCCAAACGTTTTGGCGAGTTCTGGGCCCTTCGCGGCGCGAGCTTCTCCATCCGTCGCGGCGAGATCCTCGGGCTGATCGGCCCGAATGGATCCGGCAAGACGACGCTCTTTCAGTGTTTCGCGGGGCTCGCGCCGGCGACGCTCGGCATGGTGGAGCGAGACGCGGCACGCGTGTCGCCGGACGATCGCAAGAAGCTTCTGTTCTTCGTCCCCGACGGCGTTCGACCCTGGGCGGACCAATCGGTCGCGTGGACCCTTCGCTTCACCGCGGGCCTGCACGGGGCGTCGCGAGAATCGGTCGACGCGATTTCGTCGTCGCTCGGGCTCGCGTCGCTCGCCGGCGCGCGACTGCGCGAGCTCTCGAAGGGCGAGCATCGGCGGGTCGTGCTGGCGATCGGCCTGTTGACGCCGCACCCGCTGCTCATGCTCGACGAGCCGTTCGACGGCCTCGACTTGCGTCAGACGCGCGACGTGATGGCGGTGCTGCGTGAGCACGCGAAGCACCGCACGCTCTTTCTTTCGATCCACCAGCTGGGCGACGCCGAACGCGTCTGCGACCGTTTCGTGTTGTTGAGCGCCGGTCGCGTCGCCGGAGAAGGGACGCTCGACGAGTTGCGCGCGCGGGCGGGCCTTGCCCCCGCCTCGGAACGCGCGGGGCTCGAGGAGGTGTTCCTTGCCCTCACGTAG